Genomic window (Rosa chinensis cultivar Old Blush chromosome 6, RchiOBHm-V2, whole genome shotgun sequence):
AGTCCAGAGAATCACAGTCTTTGAGGGCAAGTGACTCCAAGTTTGCACAGCAGTTTACATCTAAGACATTGAGAGGGTCTCTCAAATTCTTCATTTTTAACTCGAGCTGGTTAGTTTTCCTCAACAACAAACTGATTTCAGTATCCGCAAGAGAGCTTCCATCAAGACTATAAACTCTCAAGTAGTTACCCTCTAAGTCCTCCAAGTCTTCATGCTCATCCCATCCAATAGAGATCTTAAATCTTTCAAGCTTATGAAATAGCTTACTGGTTCGCAGAATCTCAATTGGTGGTAAAACCACTTCTAAAGTAGTCAAACGGGACAAGGAAAGTAGCTCTGAAAGTAATCCAACTCTCCAGTCCATAGATTTGGCCCACCTTGTGAGATCGTCGTAGTCTCCTTTTAAATCTCGAACATACTCTGCGAACAGATATCCAAGGAAGTCGAGTTCCTCTGATTCGCTACTTTCCTCATCCTCCAGTTGAGAGACCTGATCAGTCGTTGTTTCTGCTGAGGCTAGCCTCTCAACCGCCAACCTGTTGAATTTCTTCCATCTGTCAACTTCTTCTGGTTGGGCATCAACCTTCAATTGAGAGATCCAATTGATTGTTTCTGTTGAGCCCAGTTTCTCAACCAACCAACCATGAAAGTTATTCGGCATGTACAATTCTTCTAGACGAGATAAACTCGATATAACACCTGGTGAGATTACTTTAAGCTCTGTACATCCTGTCAAGTTTAACAACCTCAGATTAGATAAATTTTTGAATGTATCAGGCAACTGTTTGATGCCAGATCCATATAACCTGAGTATCATGAGTGACCGTAGCTCTCCAATGACATCAATATTGCGACGGCAACACCCTAGACTGAGTGTTTGAAGATTCTTCAGAAGTGAAAGGGATGGGAGGATTGAACACCAGATCATTAAAACCTTGAGATTTTCCATTCCATCGAAAATTGTGGCTGGCAGATCCAGTTCAATTCCATCTGTGGGTCCCAACACTAAAAGCTCAGTAGTACTCATATCGGCTCTCAGTGAACTGCTCTTGAGCCAATCGTTCAATTCCACCCCTCCTCTTTCCATATATCTCCTTTCAAGCTTATCACTCTTCTTTTGTGCTAACTCTTTGGAGGCTATATACACGGCTACGTCACGCACCACATCATGCATTCTAAAACAATCTTTCCCATCACCGTCTAACAACAGAGAACGACATTTGAGTGTTTCAACCACTGTTATTACGTAATTCCTTGCTCCAGATATTGAATCAATGTCTTTAAAAAGTCCAAGCCCAATCGCAAACATAACCAAGAATTCAATTGGAAACTCTTCACCTTCTGGAAATATGCAACACAGCAAAAAACATGATTTGGCTTCCTCGCTTGGTAGACATTCATAACTGAACTCTATTTTTCCGTACACATGCTCTATAACTCCTGGAACATCTTTTGGGCAAGCCATTCTTAGTTGTCTAACTGCATTTCTCCATACTGGAATTTTTTCATCTTGTAGTGCCCTTCCAACAGTAGAAATTGCAACCGGTAAGCCATCACATTCATCCAGAACCTGCTCTGCTATAGGACGCAGCTCGGAATCGGATTCAATGGAACATCCTGCTACCTTCTTAAACAAACTCCAGGCATCATGTTTTAGCAAACTACCAATGAGGAAGTTCTTTTTGGTTTTCATATCTTTAAAGATATCTTGATTCCGTGATGACACCAGAAGTTTGCAACTTTTTGGATCCCGGGAAATTGGAATTCCTAGTTCCCACAGATCTAGTTGTCCCCaaaaattgtccaatattaCAAGGACCTTTTTCGTATCCATTGACAATCTTTCTCGTAACTTGGCTACTCTCTCATCCTCTGCTTTAAGTTCCAGATCTAGAGCATTAGCAATTTTACATTGGATTTTGATCAAGTCGGGTTCTTGAGTAAACTCTGCAATTACAACATGATCAAATAGATCTACTTCACTCGCTTTTGCAGCAATTTCCATCACCAAGGTTGTTTTGCCAATTCCCCCCATGCCACAGATTACAATGGGGTTGGATTCATCATCTGTCAGAGCATCCATTACATCTCTGATGACTGAAATTCTTGATTCAAACTCAACAGGTCTTGCTCTGGGAGTGGATTGTGATAACAATTTGAAATTGCTCTGAGTCCCCATTTCACCAAACACATTTGATAGTTGTGAAATCAACATGATCTTGCAGCTTTTCTTGATATCAACACGAGAAATTCCAATTGCTTCCAAATCAGGTATTTCACAGATATCAGTCAGTATTACAAGAATCTTCTTAGAATCGGATGCCTGTAAAACAGCACGTAGCCTCTCTGCCCGTTCAACCAAACTCCCATTCTCCAATTTCAGGTCTAGCATTTCTGCAATTTCACCTTGTATTCGTTCCAAGTCTGGATCCTGGGACACAACTGCCATCGCAACCTCTTCAAAGAGCTTTTTCTgtttcattcttttcatgaaCTCTTTAGTTGTTACTGTATCTATCACTCTGATTGTCCCAGAAATGCCGATCATGCTGATCTTGTCATCTTGCAGAGCCGTCAAGAGATCCTTTGTATAAGGCAACCTATATTTCAGACGCTCAGAGAGATCCATAGGTGCAGGTGGCTTAGCAGGATCGGATGTTCCTGAGGAGGAGCTGGCCCCCTTCGCTGGTGCCTCAGTGGAATCCCCAGGATATTGAATGGCTGGATAATCAATCTTCCGCGGAGGAGCACGACAAGTTATTGTGGTAAAATTTCCATCTGTAATAAGGTGATCAACGTTTGGAGCCATCTTCTTTGCTGTCCTACTCAAGGAATGACGGACCTTCAGATTTGGACACCACCCATTGGAGCTGCAGCATGTTGTTGCCTTGGCTACTCTTCCTTCTTCAAAACATGTCTCCTTTTCTTTTATGGTCTGGTCTACTCGCTCCAACCAGTTCTGAACTTCGGGAAGAATTGCCTCCAAGTTCCTGTTTGCTGTATCCACACGTTGTAGTACCCCCTCTCTTTTGGCAGTCAGACTTGTAACCTTCTCTCTGAGATCTTTAACATTGCTCTTGTAGTTAATCAGATAACCAAACTGTCGCATAACAGGTGCGACTGTGTACTCTGCTAATTTTCCAACAACTGTAATCACAATATCTGCCATTTGTCTAGCTACTCGGTTTTGTTTTTGATGATGACTAAGAAGGATCACAGATGGAGTAATCGAAGGAATGCTGAAAAGACAAGGACTTGAAGGAAGGACAGTTTTTGTATTTCTTCTGGTGAGTGCTTTGAAACTGAAGGAATTCAGATTCACAACGCAAGTGAAGTGAATGTCAATATGCAACAAGAGGGAGgaccaagaaagaaagaaatgaactACAAACGAAAggcaggattttttttttttttcccttcttgtaTCACTAGAGATTCACAGAACAATTGAATTGATGTAACAACAACTACGAAGCAAAGGGGAGAAAGGGTGGACAAATGGaagcagtatttttttttttctaatttttttttgtttttttgtttttttttgggtgggaGGTTGCAGGACCAAAGAcaacaaaggaaacaaatctAACA
Coding sequences:
- the LOC112169835 gene encoding putative disease resistance protein At4g19050 — encoded protein: MADIVITVVGKLAEYTVAPVMRQFGYLINYKSNVKDLREKVTSLTAKREGVLQRVDTANRNLEAILPEVQNWLERVDQTIKEKETCFEEGRVAKATTCCSSNGWCPNLKVRHSLSRTAKKMAPNVDHLITDGNFTTITCRAPPRKIDYPAIQYPGDSTEAPAKGASSSSGTSDPAKPPAPMDLSERLKYRLPYTKDLLTALQDDKISMIGISGTIRVIDTVTTKEFMKRMKQKKLFEEVAMAVVSQDPDLERIQGEIAEMLDLKLENGSLVERAERLRAVLQASDSKKILVILTDICEIPDLEAIGISRVDIKKSCKIMLISQLSNVFGEMGTQSNFKLLSQSTPRARPVEFESRISVIRDVMDALTDDESNPIVICGMGGIGKTTLVMEIAAKASEVDLFDHVVIAEFTQEPDLIKIQCKIANALDLELKAEDERVAKLRERLSMDTKKVLVILDNFWGQLDLWELGIPISRDPKSCKLLVSSRNQDIFKDMKTKKNFLIGSLLKHDAWSLFKKVAGCSIESDSELRPIAEQVLDECDGLPVAISTVGRALQDEKIPVWRNAVRQLRMACPKDVPGVIEHVYGKIEFSYECLPSEEAKSCFLLCCIFPEGEEFPIEFLVMFAIGLGLFKDIDSISGARNYVITVVETLKCRSLLLDGDGKDCFRMHDVVRDVAVYIASKELAQKKSDKLERRYMERGGVELNDWLKSSSLRADMSTTELLVLGPTDGIELDLPATIFDGMENLKVLMIWCSILPSLSLLKNLQTLSLGCCRRNIDVIGELRSLMILRLYGSGIKQLPDTFKNLSNLRLLNLTGCTELKVISPGVISSLSRLEELYMPNNFHGWLVEKLGSTETINWISQLKVDAQPEEVDRWKKFNRLAVERLASAETTTDQVSQLEDEESSESEELDFLGYLFAEYVRDLKGDYDDLTRWAKSMDWRVGLLSELLSLSRLTTLEVVLPPIEILRTSKLFHKLERFKISIGWDEHEDLEDLEGNYLRVYSLDGSSLADTEISLLLRKTNQLELKMKNLRDPLNVLDVNCCANLESLALKDCDSLDYLIDMTLKQDTPRSVFPVLNYLEINGARRLKEIFHGDLPLGSLQKLERLTLRDCKSLEAIFALEGSEHHVKEINFPSLTKLELKGLPSFTFQSLDLNCCANLESLTLKDYDSLEYLIDMTLKQDTPRSVFPVLNYLEINRARRLKEIFHGEMPLGSLQKLERLTLWDCKSLEAIFAMEGSGHHVKEINFLCLTKLELKGLPSFTFQSLDLNCCANLKSLTLKDCDSLEYLIDMTLKQDTPRSVFPVLNYLEINRARRMKEIFHGEMPLGSLQKLERLTLGDCKSLEAIFAMEGSGHHVKEINFLCLTKLELKGLPSFTFQSLDLNCCANLKSLTLKDCDSLEYLIDMTLKQDTPRSVFPVLNYLEINGARRLKEIFHGELPLGSLQKLERLTLRDCQSLEAIFALEGSGHHVKEINFLCLTKLELKGLPSFTCQSLDLNCCANLESLTLKNCDSLEYLIDMTLKQDNPRSVFPVLNYLEINRARRLKEIFHGDLPLGSLQKLERLTLRDCQSLEEIFALEGSGHHVKEINFLCLTKLELKGLPSFTFQSLDLNCCANLESLTLEDCDSLECLIDQTLKQDTPRSVFPVLNYLEINGARRLKEIFHGDLPLGSLQKLERLLLQNLPALTTIWTIGSQSRWLGDLAAVYDISIWDCQSLEAIFALEGSGHHVKEINFLSLRRLKLKGLPSFTGMSKSTCKGMERQLEVSSLHHNSLTVEHSLFSDPKVVFPVLESLNISRLGNLKEIWNSRLSPNSFSELTTLTVKDCDKLLHLVPTQMQNRLQRLEYIKVRNCSSLEEIFEVGRLTVNEGNASISQSDKIPSNISQSDQGMQINDIMDFKQSCQGFQNLTVLVVRSCGSLRYLLSPSIARGLVKLGYLDIRSCENIEAIVAADEGEETENESMLPQLYYLHLGDLPNLGSFSQGKYTFDWPRVRRIKIKKCNKMNNFCSGSLSIRREVKIIVRDSGENLEQELNDSKKES